In one Drosophila pseudoobscura strain MV-25-SWS-2005 chromosome X, UCI_Dpse_MV25, whole genome shotgun sequence genomic region, the following are encoded:
- the kek5 gene encoding uncharacterized protein kek5, which produces MTVGQRQSPGPSRMEARARVVLLVLLVLLALAQEALGHADWMQSCGNCHCHWNSGKKSADCKNKSLAKIPQDMSNEMQVVDFAHNQIPELRREEFLMAGLPNLHKVYLRNCTIQEVHREAFKGLNILIELDISSNRIRELHPGTFAGLEKLRNVIINNNEIEVMRNHLFVNLSYLSRIEFRNNRLKQVQLNVFVGALPISAISLEQNQLTHLHMETFKDLQKLMHLSLQGNVWNCSCELQAFRDYVISKRLYTPPTACQEPAQLRGKLWSEVPSENFACRPRILGTIRSFFEANQDNITLPCRIVGTPHPNVTWVYNKRPLNLNDHRIQVLNSLEQLPLQQPSQVMTSELRIFGVRASDKGSYICVADNRGGRAEAEFQLLVDGDYVGAASASDGLGGLGMSGAIGASTSDPQTNVFLIMCLITTALLLLLIVVVLTLFWYCRRIRTYQKDTTMMSGDGLISTKLDKTHNGSMLEGSVIMEMQKSLLNEVNPVEKPPRRTDIESVDGGDDGHEIKKTLLDETVYVANRSRDDETHSVALSDTTATPRSRHTYVDDAYGNSLPPDLLAFPARVPPTSPSMQSSQSNIPDQVLYGIRSPPLTSPVYAHMTPHGIYGTTTTAGTHNGFMTLQHPKSRNLALIATANSSRQQQQQQMAAALHHQHAAASPFLPAPVVYSPTTAVVMKQGYMTIPRKPRVPSWAPSTSGASSHPGTQLSEFQSPTSPNPSETGTATTAELQAEPVYDNLGLRTTAGGNSTLNLHKALGAQGAQQQYSMRDRPLPATPSLTSVASAANVSKIYEPIHELIQQQQQQQQQQQQHMQQQQHLYPSETESLYGGKHHGITILPGASISGAGLGYAGPLSPSVATSGSPTHASIGSMGSMGSSGSPKIAKIPPRPPPKPKKKMSVTTTRSGQGSTSQLFDDEGEDGTEV; this is translated from the exons ATGACAGTCGGACAGCGGCAGAGCCCAGGACCGAGCAGGATGGAGGCCAGAGCGAGGGTGgtgctcctggtgctgctggtgctgctggcccTGGCACAGGAGGCACTGGGACACGCGGACTGGATGCAGAGCTGcggcaactgccactgccactggaacTCGGGCAAGAAGAGCGCCGACTGCAAGAACAAGTCGCTGGCGAAGATACCGCAGGACATGAGCAACGAGATGCAGGTGGTGGACTTCGCCCACAACCAGATACCCGAGCTGCGACGCGAGGAGTTCCTGATGGCGGGGCTGCCGAATCTGCACAAGGTCTACCTGCGCAACTGCACCATCCAGGAGGTGCACCGGGAGGCGTTCAAGGGCCTCAACATACTGATCGAGCTGGACATTTCGAGCAACCGCATCCGGGAGCTGCATCCGGGCACCTTTGCCGGCCTGGAGAAGCTGCGCAACGTGATcatcaacaacaacgagatcGAGGTGATGCGAAACCACCTGTTCGTCAACCTGAGCTACCTGTCGCGCATCGAGTTCCGGAACAACCGCCTGAAGCAGGTGCAGCTGAACGTCTTCGTGGGCGCCCTGCCCATCAGCGCCATCTCGCTGGAGCAGAACCAGCTGACGCACCTGCACATGGAGACGTTCAAGGACCTGCAGAAGCTCATGCACCTGTCGCTGCAGGGCAACGTGTGGAACTGCAGCTGCGAGCTGCAGGCCTTCCGCGACTACGTGATCTCGAAGCGGCTGTACACCCCGCCCACCGCCTGCCAGGAGCCGGCCCAGCTGCGCGGCAAGCTGTGGAGCGAGGTGCCCTCGGAGAACTTCGCCTGCAGGCCCCGCATCCTCGGCACGATCCGGTCCTTCTTCGAGGCCAACCAGGACAACATAACGCTGCCCTGTCGCATTGTGGGCACGCCGCACCCGAACGTCACCTGGGTGTACAACAAGCGACCCCTCAACCTCAACGACCACCGCATCCAAGTGCTCAACTCGCTGGAGCAGCTGCCCCTGCAGCAGCCCTCCCAGGTCATGACCTCCGAGCTGCGCATCTTCGGCGTGCGGGCCTCCGACAAGGGCTCCTACATCTGTGTGGCCGACAACCGGGGCGGCAGGGCGGAGGCCGAGTTCCAGCTGCTGGTCGACGGCGACTATGTGGGTGCGGCCTCCGCCTCCGACGGCCTGGGCGGGCTGGGCATGAGCGGGGCCATCGGCGCCTCCACCAGCGATCCGCAGACGAATGTCTTTCTGATCATGTGCCTGATCACCACCGCTCTGCTCTTGCTTCTTATTGTCGTTGTGCTGACGCTGTTCTGGTACTGTCGACGCATTAGGACCTACCAGAAGGACACCACCATGATGAGCGGCGATGGCCTGATATCCACGAAGCTGGACAAGACCCACAACGGCTCCATGCTGGAGGGCTCCGTCATCATGGAAATGCAGAAGAGCCTCCTCAACGAGGTCAATCCCGTGGAGAAGCCGCCCAGGCGAACGGACATCGAGAGCGTTGACGGCGGCGACGATGGACACGAGATCAAGAAGACCCTTCTCGACGAAACAGTTTACG TGGCGAATCGGTCGCGTGACGATGAGACGCATTCAGTGGCATTGTCGGACACGACGGCCACGCCCCGCTCCAGGCACACCTACGTGGACGACGCGTATGGCAATAGTTTGCCGCCGGATCTGCTCGCCTTCCCGGCCCGCGTGCCACCCACCTCGCCCTCGATGCAGTCGTCCCAGTCCAACATACCGGACCAAGTCCTTTACGGCATACGCTCGCCGCCGCTGACCAGCCCCGTGTACGCGCACATGACGCCCCACGGGATCTACGGAACCACCACCACGGCGGGCACCCACAACGGCTTCATGACGCTGCAGCACCCCAAGTCCCGGAACCTGGCGCTAATCGCCACGGCCAACAGctcgcggcagcagcagcagcagcaaatggcCGCCGCCCTGCACCACCAGCACGCAGCTGCCTCTCCGTTCCTTCCGGCCCCCGTGGTGTACTCGCCGACCACGGCCGTGGTGATGAAGCAGGGCTACATGACCATACCGCGCAAGCCGCGTGTGCCCAGCTGGGCTCCGAGCACGTCGGGGGCATCGTCCCACCCGGGCACCCAGCTCAGCGAGTTCCAGTCGCCCACGTCGCCCAATCCGAGCGAGACGGGAACGGCCACCACCGCGGAGCTGCAGGCGGAGCCCGTCTACGACAACCTGGGGCTGCGCACCACGGCCGGCGGCAACTCCACGCTGAATCTGCACAAGGCACTCGGGGCCCAGGGCGCCCAGCAGCAGTACTCGATGCGCGATCGTCCCCTGCCCGCCACGCCCAGCCTCACGTCGGTGGCCTCGGCGGCGAATGTCAGCAAGATCTACGAGCCCATCCACGAGctgatccagcagcagcagcagcaacagcagcaacagcagcaacatatgcaacagcaacagcaccttTATCCCTCAGAAACAGAGTCTCTGTATGGGGGCAAGCACCATGGGATTACCATACTGCCGGGGGCCAGCATCAGTGGGGCCGGCCTGGGGTACGCCGGACCCCTGTCGCCCTCGGTGGCGACATCAGGGTCACCCACACACGCCAGCATCGGCAGCATGGGCAGCATGGGCAGCTCGGGCTCGCCGAAGATTGCAAAGATACCACCAAGACCACCACcgaagcccaagaagaagatgTCCGTGACGACGACGCGCAGCGGGCAGGGCAGCACAAGTCAGCTGTTCGACGACGAGGGCGAGGACGGCACAGAGGTTTAA
- the Naa15-16 gene encoding N-alpha-acetyltransferase 16, NatA auxiliary subunit, whose translation MPSSDPLPPKEGALFRKLLKCYELKQYKNGLKLAKQILSNPKYMEHGETLAMKGLTLNGLGRREEAYKYVRLGLRNDLRSHVCWHVYGLLQRSDKKYDEAIKCYRNALKWEKDNLQILKDLSLLQIQMRDLEGYKETRHHLFTLRPSQHASWIGFAMSYHLLRDYEMANNILETFSQSQTSIEAHDYRHSELLLYQNQILIESSRLEQALDHLIKYNAQIVDKLAVRETMGDLYIKLRQHDLAVPIFESLIRRNPENVLYYEQYLSARQVSESSAVVAVYREFQEKYPRALCPRRLPLNVASGSEFRTVADEYLRRGLRKGIPPLFVNVRTLHQESEKATVIEKLTLDYFENLTRSGHFSREDADAGAAVEPASALVWTALFLAQHYDYMRDTDRALDYINVAIDHTPTLIELLITKGRIFKHAGDAVEAYVWLEEAQSMDTADRYINSKCAKYMLRANLVQEAEEICAKFTREGVSAMDNLNEMQCMWFQTECALAYQRMGRWGESLKKCHEVERHFAEIVEDQFDFHTYCMRKMTLRAYVGLLRLEDVLRQHPFYFKASKCAIEVYLHLYDKPLKSEAAIEEIGIENLPPSELKKLRSKQRKAKKKAELESAQAAQAQVKREQHQKSKQQASQETDPDAPQLDELVAEKLERTDEPLERAIDFLKPLQQLAKERIETHLLAFEVYYRKNKPLLMLQSIQRARAVNSAHPEVHSCIIRFMKSLSSALKQQRFNENVQQVLDKATKELIGSKTLQQLNDEFIAKHNASILHLYEGARSLYELDPSKKDTAIKLVTNFNPNKLRLEEAIKVYTALRDGDVFGECEEEAAAYQQACQQRFQYARIFRNIEELEAQLQEKEAAKLRAEEEQLQLNHVDSSEAISVSATAVTAS comes from the exons ATGCCTTCCAGTGATCCACTGCCGCCCAAGGAGGGTGCGCTTTTCCGAAAGCTACTA AAATGCTACGAGCTAAAGCAGTACAAAAATGGCCTCAAGCTGGCAAAGCAGATACTATCCAACCCCAAGTACATGGAACACGGGGAGACACTGGCGATGAAAGGTCTCACTCTGAACGGACTGGGGAGACGTGAAGAGGCATACAAGTATGTGCGTTTGGGTCTGCGCAATGATCTACGCTCTCATGTCTGCTGGCATGTCTATGGCCTTCTCCAGAGGAGTGATAAGAAATATGACGAGGCTATTAAGTGCTACCGCAATGCCCTTAAGTGGGAAAAGGACAATCTGCAGATTCTGAAGGATCTGTCGCTGCTTCAGATACAAATGCGCGATCTGGAGGGGTACAAGGAGACCCGTCATCATCTGTTCACGTTGCGGCCTTCTCAACACGCTTCCTGGATTGGGTTTGCCATGAGCTATCATCTACTAAGAGACTACGAAATGGCCAACAACATACTGGAAACGTTTAGCCAGTCCCAGACATCGATT GAGGCGCACGACTATCGCCATTCAGAGCTGCTTCTTTACCAGAACCAGATACTCATCGAATCATCGCGCCTGGAGCAGGCCCTCGACCATTTGATCAAGTACAACGCACAGATTGTGGATAAGTTGGCCGTGCGCGAGACAATGGGCGATTTATACATTAAGCTACGGCAGCATGATTTGGCGGTGCCCATCTTTGAATCGTTGATTCGTCGCAATCCCGAAAATGTCCTCTACTACGAACAGTACCTGTCCGCTCGGCAGGTTTCAGAGTCTAGCGCTGTGGTGGCCGTTTACCGTGAGTTCCAGGAGAAGTATCCACGCGCGCTCTGCCCCCGCCGTTTGCCGTTGAACGTTGCCAGTGGCTCGGAGTTCCGTACGGTAGCTGACGAGTACTTGCGTCGCGGCCTCCGAAAGGGCATTCCACCGCTTTTCGTTAACGTGCGCACCCTGCACCAGGAGTCAGAGAAAGCGACTGTTATTGAGAAACTCACGCTGGACTACTTTGAGAATCTGACACGCTCTGGCCACTTCTCTCGCGAGGACGCCGATGCTGGGGCGGCCGTTGAGCCAGCCTCTGCGCTTGTATGGACGGCTCTGTTTCTGGCGCAGCACTACGACTACATGCGGGACACAGATCGCGCTCTGGACTACATTAATGTCGCCATCGACCACACGCCTACTTTGATCGAACTTCTTATAACTAAGGGACGTATTTTCAAGCATGCCGGCGATGCCGTTGAAGCCTACGTCTGGCTGGAGGAGGCTCAGAGTATGGATACAGCCGATCG cTACATCAATTCAAAATGCGCCAAGTACATGCTGCGCGCTAACCTGGtgcaggaggcggaggagaTTTGTGCGAAATTCACTCGAGAGGGTGTCTCTGCAATGGATAATCTGAATGAGATGCAGTGCATGTGGTTCCAAACGGAGTGTGCGTTAGCTTACCAGCGCATGGGTCGCTGGGGCGAGTCGTTGAAAAAGTGCCACGAAGTAGAGCGTCACTTTGCCGAGATAGTCGAGGATCAGTTTGACTTTCATACATATTGCATGCGCAAGATGACGCTTCGGGCATACGTGGGCCTGTTGCGGCTGGAGGATGTCCTGCGCCAGCATCCGTTCTACTTCAAGGCTTCAAAGTGCGCCATTGAGGTGTACCTACATTTATATGATAAACCTCTCAAGTCGGAAGCGGCTATTGAAGAGATTGGCATTG AAAACCTTCCTCCGTCTGAGTTGAAGAAGCTGCGCAGCAAACAGCGCAAGGCAAAAAAGAAAGCCGAGCTTGAAAGCGCGCAGGCCGCGCAAGCACAAGTGAAGCGCGAGCAACACCAGAAGTCCAAGCAGCAGGCTAGCCAGGAAACCGACCCTGATGCGCCGCAACTGGACGAGCTCGTGGCAGAGAAGTTGGAGCGGACGGACGAACCCTTAGAAAGGGCCATTGACTTCCTAAAGCCGTTGCAGCAGCTAGCCAAAGAACGCATTGAGACGCATTTACTGGCCTTCGAGGTGTACTATCGTAAAAATAAGCCGTTATTGATGCTTCAGTCGATACAGCGTGCCCGTGCCGTCAATTCAGCGCACCCTGAGGTCCACAGCTGCATTATTCGCTTCATGAAGTCGCTGTCCAGCGCTCTTAAACAACAGCGGTTCAACGAAAACGTCCAGCAGGTGCTTGACAAGGCTACCAAAGAACTGATAGGCAGCAAGACGCTCCAGCAGCTCAACGATGAATTCATTGCCAAGCACAACGCATCCATACTGCACTTGTACGAGGGGGCTCGTAGTCTCTACGAGCTAGATCCTAGTAAAAAGGATACCGCTATCAAGCTGGTCACCAACTTCAATCCGAACAAGCTGCGCTTAGAG GAGGCCATCAAAGTCTACACCGCGCTGCGGGATGGGGATGTGTTTGGGGAGTGTGAGGAGGAGGCTGCTGCATATCAGCAAGCGTGTCAACAACGTTTCCAGTACGCTCGCATCTTTCGCAATATAGAGGAACTAGAGGCGCAGCTACAAGAGAAAGAGGCAGCCAAGTTACGCGCTGAGGAGGAACAGCTCCAATTGAATCATGTCGATTCCAGTGAAGCGATCTCCGTTTCGGCCACTGCAGTGACAGCGTCTTAA
- the mRpS14 gene encoding 28S ribosomal protein S14, mitochondrial, with the protein MNSLARIGGFACQAGKLAGFGLQQVRTKYADWKMIRDVKRRKCVQEHAKERLRVNSLRKNDILPIELREVADAEIAAFPRDSSLVRVRERCALTSRPRGVVHKYRLSRIVWRHLADYNKLSGVQRAMW; encoded by the exons atgaatTCTCTGGCCAGAATTGGTGGTTTCGCTTGCCAAGCTGGGAAATTAGCTGGATTTGGC TTACAGCAAGTGCGAACAAAGTATGCCGACTGGAAGATGATCCGTGATGTCAAGCGCCGCAAGTGCGTGCAAGAGCATGCCAAGGAGAGGCTTCGAGTTAATTCACTTCGGAAGAATGACATACTGCCCATTGAGCTGAGGGAAGTGGCCGATGCGGAGATTGCTGCTTTTCCACGCGACTCATCATTGGTCCGTGTTCGGGAACGTTGCGCACTTACGTCACGGCCGCGCGGAGTTGTCCACAAATATCGCCTCAGCAGAATTGTATGGCGCCATTTGGCGGACTATAACAAGCTATCCGGTGTGCAGCGTGCCATGTGGTAG